One Vicugna pacos chromosome X, VicPac4, whole genome shotgun sequence DNA window includes the following coding sequences:
- the UPF3B gene encoding regulator of nonsense transcripts 3B isoform X2 has protein sequence MKEEKEHRPKEKRVTLLTPPGATGSGGGASGDSTKGEDKQDRNKEKKEALSKVVIRRLPPTLTKEQLQEHLQPMPEHDYFEFFSNDTSLYPHMYARAYINFKNQEDIILFRDRFDGYVFLDNKGQEYPAIVEFAPFQKAAKKKTKKRDTKVGTIDDDPEYRKFLESYAADNEKMTSTPETLLEEIEAKNRELIAKKTTPLLSFLKNKQRMREEKREERRRREIERKRQREEERRKWKEEEKRKRKDIEKLKKIDRVPERDKLKDEPKIKLLKKPEKGDEKELDKREKAKKLDKENLSDERASGQSCTLPKRSDGEFKDEKPKRPEEESARDYRERERDYERDQERILRERERLKRQEEERRRQKERYEKEKAFKRKEEEIKKEKEALRDKGKKTESTEPVGSSEKTEKKEEVVKRDRIRNKDRPAMQLYQPGARSRNRLCPPDDNTKSGDSTIEKKQESGISHRKEGGEE, from the exons atgaaggaggagaaggagcatAGGCCTAAGGAGAAGCGAGTAACCCTCTTGACTCCCCCAGGAGCCACAGGCAGCGGCGGTGGGGCTTCGGGGGACAGTACGAAAGGGGAAGATAAGCAGGATCGgaacaaggagaagaaagaggcatTGAGCAAG GTGGTAATTCGGAGATTACCGCCCACTTTGACCAAGGAGCAGCTTCAGGAACATCTTCAGCCTATGCCTGAGCAtgattattttgagtttttttctaATGATActag TCTGTATCCTCATATGTATGCCAGAGCATACATCAACTTTAAAAACCAAGAGGACATTATTTTGTTCAGGGATCGTTTTGATGGTTATGTATTCCTTGACAATAAAG GTCAGGAATATCCTGCCATAGTAGAATTTGCACCTTTTCAAAAAGCTGCAAAAAAGAAGACTAAGAAAAGAGATACTAAAGTTGGGACTATCGATGATG atccagaatatagaaaatttttGGAAAGTTATGCTGCAGATAATGAGAAAATGACATCTACTCCAGAGACACTGCTAgaggaaatagaagcaaaaaataGAGAATTAATAG CTAAAAAGACAACCCCACTTTTGAGCTTCCTGAAAAACAAGCAG aggatgagagaagagaaaagagaagaaaggaggaggcgagaaatagaaagaaaaaggcaaagagaagaagagaggaggaagtggaaggaagaagagaaacgaAAAAGGAAAGATATAGAAAAGCTAAAGAAGATAGACAGAGTTCCAGAAAGGGACAAATTAAAGGATGAACCAAAGATTAAG CTGCTcaagaagccagaaaaaggagaTGAAAAAGAATTGGACAAAAGAGAGAAAGCCAAGAAATTGGACAAAGAGAATCTGAGTGATGAAAGGGCCAGTGGGCAAAGCTGTACATTGCCCAAGCGTTCTGATGGTGAATTTAAAGATGAAAAGCCTAAGAG ACCGGAAGAGGAGAGTGCCAGAGACTACAGGGAGCGGGAACGAGATTACGAACGCGATCAAGAGCGCATCCTTAGGGAAAGAGAGAGGCTGAAGCGGCAGGAAGAAGAGCGCCGGAGGCAGAAGGAGCGCTATGAGAAAGAGAAggcttttaaaagaaaggaagaagaaataaaaaaagagaaagaagcactTCGGGATAAAGGAAAGAAGACTGAAAGTACCGAGCCAGTAGGCAGCTcagaaaaaactgaaaagaaagaggaagtggTTAAGAGAGATCGCATAAGAAACAAG GATCGCCCAGCAATGCAGCTTTACCAACCAGGAGCTCGAAGCCGAAATCGACTCTGTCCCCCTGATGACAACACCAAGTCTGGAGATTCAACCatagaaaaaaagcaggaaagtGGTATTAGCCATAGAAAAGAAGGAGGCGAGGAGTGA
- the UPF3B gene encoding regulator of nonsense transcripts 3B isoform X1 has translation MKEEKEHRPKEKRVTLLTPPGATGSGGGASGDSTKGEDKQDRNKEKKEALSKVVIRRLPPTLTKEQLQEHLQPMPEHDYFEFFSNDTSLYPHMYARAYINFKNQEDIILFRDRFDGYVFLDNKGQEYPAIVEFAPFQKAAKKKTKKRDTKVGTIDDDPEYRKFLESYAADNEKMTSTPETLLEEIEAKNRELIAKKTTPLLSFLKNKQRMREEKREERRRREIERKRQREEERRKWKEEEKRKRKDIEKLKKIDRVPERDKLKDEPKIKVHRFLLQAVNQKNLLKKPEKGDEKELDKREKAKKLDKENLSDERASGQSCTLPKRSDGEFKDEKPKRPEEESARDYRERERDYERDQERILRERERLKRQEEERRRQKERYEKEKAFKRKEEEIKKEKEALRDKGKKTESTEPVGSSEKTEKKEEVVKRDRIRNKDRPAMQLYQPGARSRNRLCPPDDNTKSGDSTIEKKQESGISHRKEGGEE, from the exons atgaaggaggagaaggagcatAGGCCTAAGGAGAAGCGAGTAACCCTCTTGACTCCCCCAGGAGCCACAGGCAGCGGCGGTGGGGCTTCGGGGGACAGTACGAAAGGGGAAGATAAGCAGGATCGgaacaaggagaagaaagaggcatTGAGCAAG GTGGTAATTCGGAGATTACCGCCCACTTTGACCAAGGAGCAGCTTCAGGAACATCTTCAGCCTATGCCTGAGCAtgattattttgagtttttttctaATGATActag TCTGTATCCTCATATGTATGCCAGAGCATACATCAACTTTAAAAACCAAGAGGACATTATTTTGTTCAGGGATCGTTTTGATGGTTATGTATTCCTTGACAATAAAG GTCAGGAATATCCTGCCATAGTAGAATTTGCACCTTTTCAAAAAGCTGCAAAAAAGAAGACTAAGAAAAGAGATACTAAAGTTGGGACTATCGATGATG atccagaatatagaaaatttttGGAAAGTTATGCTGCAGATAATGAGAAAATGACATCTACTCCAGAGACACTGCTAgaggaaatagaagcaaaaaataGAGAATTAATAG CTAAAAAGACAACCCCACTTTTGAGCTTCCTGAAAAACAAGCAG aggatgagagaagagaaaagagaagaaaggaggaggcgagaaatagaaagaaaaaggcaaagagaagaagagaggaggaagtggaaggaagaagagaaacgaAAAAGGAAAGATATAGAAAAGCTAAAGAAGATAGACAGAGTTCCAGAAAGGGACAAATTAAAGGATGAACCAAAGATTAAG GTACACAGGTTTCTGTTACAAGCTGTGAATCAGAAAAAT CTGCTcaagaagccagaaaaaggagaTGAAAAAGAATTGGACAAAAGAGAGAAAGCCAAGAAATTGGACAAAGAGAATCTGAGTGATGAAAGGGCCAGTGGGCAAAGCTGTACATTGCCCAAGCGTTCTGATGGTGAATTTAAAGATGAAAAGCCTAAGAG ACCGGAAGAGGAGAGTGCCAGAGACTACAGGGAGCGGGAACGAGATTACGAACGCGATCAAGAGCGCATCCTTAGGGAAAGAGAGAGGCTGAAGCGGCAGGAAGAAGAGCGCCGGAGGCAGAAGGAGCGCTATGAGAAAGAGAAggcttttaaaagaaaggaagaagaaataaaaaaagagaaagaagcactTCGGGATAAAGGAAAGAAGACTGAAAGTACCGAGCCAGTAGGCAGCTcagaaaaaactgaaaagaaagaggaagtggTTAAGAGAGATCGCATAAGAAACAAG GATCGCCCAGCAATGCAGCTTTACCAACCAGGAGCTCGAAGCCGAAATCGACTCTGTCCCCCTGATGACAACACCAAGTCTGGAGATTCAACCatagaaaaaaagcaggaaagtGGTATTAGCCATAGAAAAGAAGGAGGCGAGGAGTGA
- the RNF113A gene encoding E3 ubiquitin-protein ligase RNF113A, producing the protein MAEQLSPGKTTEQVCTFLFKKPGRKGATGRRKRPICRRESGDSNSSSDEGSTVVRPEKKRATHNPMIQKTRGSGKQKAAYDDLSSEEEEGENEPESLGVVYKSTRSAKPVGPEDMGATAVYELDTEKERDAQAIFERSQKIQEELRGKEDDKIYRGINNYQKYMKPKDTSMGNASSGMVRKGPIRAPEHLRATVRWDYQPDICKDYKETGFCGFGDSCKFLHDRSDYKHGWQIERELDEGRYGVYEDENYEVGSDEEEIPFKCFICRQTFQNPVVTKCRHYFCESCALQHFRTTPRCYVCDQQTNGVFNPAKELIAKLEKHRAAEQGGASDFPEDPDEGPIPIT; encoded by the coding sequence ATGGCAGAGCAACTTTCTCCAGGAAAGACGACAGAACAGGTGTGCACCTTCCTTTTCAAAAAGCCTGGGCGAAAAGGGGCTACAGGCCGCAGAAAACGCCCGATCTGCCGCCGAGAGTCCGGAGACAGCAACAGCAGCAGTGACGAAGGCAGCACTGTGGTTCGTCCGGAAAAGAAGCGGGCGACCCACAATCCGATGATACAGAAGACCCGTGGCAGTGGTAAACAGAAGGCGGCCTACGACGACCTAAGtagcgaggaggaggagggggagaacgAACCCGAGAGTCTCGGCGTGGTCTACAAGTCCACTCGCTCGGCGAAACCCGTGGGGCCAGAGGATATGGGGGCTACTGCTGTCTACGAGCTAGACACAGAAAAGGAGCGTGACGCACAAGCCATCTTTGAGCGCAGCCAGAAGATCCAAGAGGAGCTGAGGGGCAAGGAAGATGACAAGATCTACCGGGGaatcaataattatcagaaatATATGAAGCCCAAGGATACGTCTATGGGCAATGCGTCCTCCGGAATGGTGAGGAAGGGCCCCATCCGAGCTCCCGAGCATCTACGTGCTACGGTGCGCTGGGATTACCAGCCCGACATTTGTAAGGACTACAAGGAAACTGGCTTTTGCGGCTTCGGAGACAGCTGCAAATTCCTCCATGACCGTTCAGATTACAAGCACGGGTGGCAGATCGAACGTGAGCTTGATGAGGGTCGCTACGGTGTCTATGAGGACGAAAACTATGAAGTGGGAAGCGATGAGGAGGAAATACCATTCAAGTGTTTCATCTGTCGCCAGACCTTCCAAAATCCAGTTGTCACCAAGTGCAGGCATTATTTCTGCGAGAGCTGTGCGCTGCAGCATTTCCGCACCACCCCGCGCTGCTATGTCTGTGACCAGCAGACCAATGGCGTCTTCAATCCAGCGAAAGAATTGATTGCTAAACTGGAGAAGCATCGAGCTGCAGAACAGGGTGGTGCTTCCGATTTCCCAGAAGACCCTGATGAGGGTCCAATTCCCATTACTTAG
- the NDUFA1 gene encoding NADH dehydrogenase [ubiquinone] 1 alpha subcomplex subunit 1 — MWFEILPGLAVMAACLFIPGMATARIHRFSNGGKEKRIAYYRYQWSMLERDKRVSGANRYYVSKGLENID; from the exons ATGTGGTTCGAGATTCTCCCTGGGCTCGCCGTCATGGCCGCGTGCTTGTTCATCCCGGGAATGGCCACTGCGCGCATCCACAGGTTCAGTAACGGGGGCAAG GAAAAAAGGATTGCCTATTATCGATATCAGTGGAGTATGTTGGAAAGAGATAAGCGTGTCTCTGGAGCTAATCGTTACTATGTGTCAAAG GGTTTGGAGAACATTGATTAA